Proteins encoded in a region of the Cheilinus undulatus linkage group 8, ASM1832078v1, whole genome shotgun sequence genome:
- the LOC121513936 gene encoding rho guanine nucleotide exchange factor 2-like: MSRLLESRRQDRMKEITLKKEKERLKEREKEAREREARCSNGHLFTSLTVSSTTLCSSCNRSITAKEALSCPACNVTIHNRCRDSLPSCAKMKQRQQKLAMVRNSSALQTVALRNKTPMMKERPSSAIYPSDSLRQSLLGSRRVRSGLSLAKSVSTNNIAGGSEDSVGLRRILSQSTESLNFRSRTLSMESLTDDGEWWWSPLLEELQVEGSSVQADSWSLAVEPNFLQTLHKDIIKQQDVIYELIQTEFHHVRTLRIMEGVYRRGMQEEVILEAGVVHSVFPCLDQLLEWHTHFLSELMRRRSEGLTEGSSTNFTIQQIGDLLLQHFSGQSAEDMKKIYSEFCSRHLKAVKLYKEVLTRDRRLQQFIRRVCRGPLLRRHGVQECILLVTQRITKYPVLIQRILDNTKGSEGEVQAVSQALLLLKQLISAVDEEVLELGRSRRLQEVQARLDPRAQTEVRGGGVFRGGELLRRKLLHEGALLWKVQGSRMKDVQVLLMSDILVFLQEKDQKFTFASLDKSPVVSLTNLIVRDIANQERGIYLLSDSAPPEMYELYAASKDDRKMWKTWIQQAAHSCPPRSEFPLIETEDKALIRRLRADIQQKDREVMELLQERVTLFSDYVEATGRGTTEEEDGLDVSTSSLKTSSTSSSSCRNLFRADTSHAPQAEPLLSTSLTEVDRLTELLLHAKIHKSNITNGNQELSNGDSGSLNGSIDSNSSSKDTNGNQVQEGTVTQEIRKLLVSLSTHLHALQAAVIRQDSILELSVTTCPVSSSSGHAHPRLSRSMSRDAGMDSSGEAELLRRQVELLQEEVTRLRLRGEEPSRDGVESGGRRRSNGEISEQVSRRRGSRELEPRPPAPLASQDPVDHLDGLQEGNEEEEEVMRISPRSDSPRDLQDIPEESECGAEPS, from the exons ATGTCCCGGCTGCTGGAGAGCAGGAGACAGGACAGGATGAAGGAAATCACTCTAAAG AAGGAGAAGGAGCGTCTGAAGGAGCGGGAGAAGGaggcgagagagagggaggcacGGTGCAGCAATGGTCACCTGTTCACCTCCCTTACCGTGTCCTCCACCACGCTGTGTTCCTCCTGCAACCGCAGCATCACGGCCAAGGAGGCGCTCAGCTGTCCAG cctgTAATGTCACCATCCATAACCGCTGCAGAGACAGCCTACCCAGCTGTGCTAAGATGAAGCAGAGG CAACAGAAGCTGGCGATGGTGAGGAACAGTTCGGCGCTGCAGACCGTGGCTCTGAGGAACAAAA CTCCGATGATGAAGGAGCGTCCGAGCTCAGCAATTTATCCGTCCGACAGTCTTCGTCAGTCTCTGCTCGGCTCCAGGAGGGTTCGCTCCGGCCTTTCGCTCGCTAAGAGTGTCTCCACCAATAACATTGCAGG GGGCTCAGAGGACTCGGTGGGTCTGCGGAGGATTCTGTCCCAGTCTACTGAATCTCTGAACTTCAGGAGCCGGACTCTCTCCATGGAGTCTCTGACAGACGACG gtGAGTGGTGGTGGAGCCCCCtgctggaggagctgcaggtgGAGGGCAGCTCTGTTCAGGCCGACAGCTGGAGTCTCGCCGTAGAGCCCAACTTCCTGCAGACGCTCCATAAAGACATCATCAAGCAGCAGGACGTCATCTACG agctGATCCAGACCGAGTTCCACCACGTGCGGACTCTGAGGATCATGGAGGGCGTGTACCGGCGTGGGATGCAGGAGGAGGTGATTCTGGAGGCCGGCGTGGTTCACTCTGTGTTCCCGTGTCTCGACCAGCTGCTGGAGTGGCACAcgcacttcctgtctgagctgatgaggaggaggagtgagGGGCTGACGGAGGGCAGCTCCACCAACTTTACCATCCAACAAATCGGAGACCTCCTGCTGCAACAC tTTTCAGGGCAGTCTGCAGAGGACATGAAGAAGATCTATTCAGAGTTCTGCAGTCGACACCTGAAGGCCGTCAAACTCTACAAAGAGGTTTTAACCAGAGACCGACGACTGCAGCAGTTCATCCGG CGAGTGTGTCGGGGTCCTCTGCTGCGTCGTCATGGCGTTCAGGAGTGCATCTTGCTGGTGACTCAGCGAATCACAAAATACCCGGTCCTGATCCAGAGAATCCTTGACAACACCAAAG GCAGTGAGGGGGAGGTCCAGGCTGTGAGCCAGGCTTTACTCCTCCTTAAACAGTTGATCAGCGCTGTGGATGAGGAGGTGCTGGAGTTGGGGCGGAGTCGGCGGCTACAGGAGGTGCAGGCTCGTTTGGACCCGCGGGCTCAGACAGAGGTTCGGGGAGGAGGCGTGTTCAGAGGAGGAGAACTGCTCAGGAGGAAGCTGCTCCACGAGGGGGCACTCCTCTGGAAGGTGCAGGGCTCCAGGATGAAAG ACGTACAGGTGCTGCTGATGTCGGACATCTTGGTTTTCCTCCAGGAGAAAGATCAGAAGTTCACCTTTGCTTCACTG GATAAATCTCCAGTCGTCTCCCTGACAAACCTGATTGTCAGAGATATAGCCAATCAGGAACGAGGGATTTACCTGCTCAGCGACTCTGCCCCCCCTGAGATGTATGAGCTGTATGCTGCTTCCAAAGATGACCGCAAGATGTGGAAAACATGGATCCAGCAGGCTGCCCACAG CTGTCCGCCCAGATCAGAGTTCCCACTCATCGAGACAGAAGACAAAGCTCTAATACGACGACTCCGAG CTGACATTCAGCAGAAGGACAGGGAGGTGATGGAGCTCCTGCAGGAGCGCGTCACTCTGTTTTCTGACTATGTTGAGGCGACAGGAAGAGgcaccacagaagaagaggacGGTTTGGATGTAAGCACCTCCTCCTTAAAGACCTCCTCtacatcctcctcttcctgcagGAACCTGTTCAGAGCCGACACATCTCACGCTCCTCAGGCTGAGCCACTCCTCAGCACCTCCCTCACTGAAG TCGACAGGCTGACTGAGCTGCTGCTCCACGCCAAAATCCATAAATCCAACATAACCAACGGAAACCAGGAGCTGAGCA ATGGCGACTCAGGTTCATTAAACGGTTCCATCGACTCGAACAGCTCGTCAAAG gACACAAACGGTAACCAGGTCCAGGAGGGAACGGTCACCCAG GAGATCCGTAAGCTATTGGTCAGCCTTAGCACACACCTCCACGCCCTACAG GCTGCTGTGATTCGTCAGGACTCCATCCTGGAGCTGTCAGTCACCACCTGCCCGGTCTCCTCCTCGTCTGGCCACGCCCACCCACGCCTCAGCAGGTCAATGTCCCGGGATGCTGGGATGGATTCCAGTGGGGAGGCGGAGCTTCTGAGGAGACAGGTGGAGCTGCTGCAGGAGGAAGTGACGCGCCTCCGTCTGAGAGGGGAGGAGCCTTCTAGAGACGGGGTGGAGtcaggaggaaggaggaggagcaaTGGAGAAATCAGTGAACAG GTGAGCAGGAGGCGTGGCAGCAGGGAACTAGAGCCCCGCCCCCCCGCCCCACTGGCCAGTCAGGATCCTGTGGACCACCTGGACGGTCTACAGGAAGgaaatgaagaggaagaggaggtaaTGAGGATCTCCCCTCGCTCTGACAGCCCCAGAG ACCTGCAGGACATCCCAGAGGAGAGCGAGTGTGGAGCTGAGCCCAGTTAA